Genomic segment of Amphibacillus xylanus NBRC 15112:
TAAGGCCACGACAATTAAGACCTTTTTCTTACGCATAATTTCCCTCCTTGAACTTACATTGATACACATATATGTAAAACTCAATTGCTATTTTACCATGATCCCTACATGAATACTACAAAACTAAAATGAGTATATAAATGAATGAATTTCATAATGACTTAATTGGCTATAAAACACGAACAATTGGGTTACAGGTGACGCGGTGATTTCCACTCTAGGCGGACGCTTTCCGCGGGATCGGCCTCAGCTAATTGATAAAAGCTTTTCAAGCTTTTATCACTGGATCTTCGGACACGATTGTTCCCGCTGGAGTCGCCGCCTGCCGTTCCAATCACTTGATTAGGCTTCTTTATTTACGTATTATATTGTATTTTCATTTGTAATTGTTCGTGTTCTTAACTAGATTTTTGTATTATGAAATTGACTCAAATGATCATTTATTTCAATAACTTAGAATTAAGTAGCACATGAGTTAAACTTTTTTTAATTTGATGAAAATCCATCGACTTCACAGGCTGTCTAGCAATAATAACAATATCAACATCTCTTTTAATATCGTCTTCCATTTCTAGAATAGCTTGTCTTAAATATCTTTTGACTTGATTACGTACTACAGCGTTACCAATCTTTTTAGATACCGATAAACCGACTCTAAAATTAATTTGATCTTTTTTTGGAAGATAATACACTACTAATTGGCGGTTTGCAAATGATTTCCCA
This window contains:
- the rnpA gene encoding ribonuclease P protein component yields the protein MRKINRLKSNDEFQNVFKNGKSFANRQLVVYYLPKKDQINFRVGLSVSKKIGNAVVRNQVKRYLRQAILEMEDDIKRDVDIVIIARQPVKSMDFHQIKKSLTHVLLNSKLLK